Below is a window of Strix uralensis isolate ZFMK-TIS-50842 chromosome 8, bStrUra1, whole genome shotgun sequence DNA.
TGCCCGCACCCTGCCGCCGTCTTCCTCTGGCTCTCCGCAGCGCTGCCCGGGCACCTCCTGCGGGGGCTCCTGCCGCTTCTCACCGTCTTCCGCCTCGAGCGAGCTGAGGGAGCCGCGCGGAGAGCAGGTGACACCGGCGGGGATGGCGACAAACGCTTGGGGGGAGGGACGGAACCCCCACACACCCTGTAGGGATGCCCCCCGGCCTGGAGAGAGGAACCCGCACTGGAGGAACGAACCTCTCCAGCTGGAAATAGCAGCCCCGGGCCGGAGGGATGAACCCCTCTACGCAGGGCGGGGACACCGCCGGAGCTCTGTCCCTGCCGCCGGGGCTTGGACACCCCGCTGCGTCCAAAACCTTGAGCCCCATCCCATACCCAGCCAGGGTTCATGTGGTGGTGTGGGCTCGGCTGTAACTCTGCTCCTTTTGAGGGCTAACAAAACCTGCCATTTTTTAACTCCCATCTCTTAAGAGGTGATGATCTTCCCCTCACCACAAAGCACCATCCTTTTGCTGCAGTGGTCTGGGTCTGTGCCCCCTCAGTGCTGCCCCTTGTCTGTCCAGCGCCCCTGCGAGCTCCAGGGCAGGGCACTCAGACGGGGAGAAGGGGTGAAAGCTCCCAGTTGATTGTTCTCTTTCCCCAGGCCTCTCGACGCAGCCCATCTGGCGCAAGTTGTGGGATGATGTGATGAAAACCAGGCCACCCAACTCGGAGGTGAGGAAGCGCCGCCGGTGGGAGAAGGGGCACGACACAGGTACCCTGTTTCTGCTGTCTTCCGTGAGGTTTCATTTCTAaggctgccagtgctgctggcCACCTCCGACCAATTGCTGGTGCTTGTTCATGAGCTCCGGATCAAGGCATGACCGTGGTAGTACAATCATTTTGGGAAATGGGGTTCATAAAAGGAACTGTAGTGTACAGCCTCATCCTTCATCTCACAACAGTGAGTTTACCAAAAGAATAAATCCTGTCTTTAGGGATGTAATTCTTAGTGAAATAGAGAATAAAACCAGTATCTTATAGCATGCTTATACCTACGCTGGCAAAAAAATGTGTGATACCttagaaagcacaagaaaaatactTACAGAAGGCAGTGAGTTTGGAGGAATGGGTTTACGTAGGAAAACTGAAGCAGCTTCATTGATTCAGCATCACAAAAGAATCGTTAATAGTCAATCACAGTCTATAAATAGACACTTGGGAAGAAAGTTCCTGAGGATGTGATTTTTAATAGGCAAAAACATGGCTTAGCTTCAAACCACTGAATATGTTTAAATTAGGTAAGAAGGGGGTTGAAGAGAGAGTGATGAGAGTAACTCTGTTTTTGAACAAATACACTGAGGAAGGATGTGGAGAACTATTCACAGTTGCACTAGCAGTAGTTTTTGCTTAGCAGGTAGCAATAATTAACttaaaaagaatgagaaaaaatgtgGCTGATAATTTTGTTAATATGGTCCTGTTGTTTAACTGCAGAATATAACCTGTTGGAGGAAGAAGTTCCTTGAAACGTTCTTCTCAAACGTTCTTCATGGTGTCTTGGATGTTTCCTCTGACTGGCGTCTCAACGACCATCACTTTTCGCCACTGCTCCACAGCTCCCCACACGTTTCCCAGCTTACCCTCTGCAACATGCTGCAGGGCGCAGTGGAGCTCACTGCTGAGCACAACCAGAAAGTGCTTGAAAACCTGGCTGGCTCCCTGCGGATCCTGAAGTTCCAGCACCTCCTCTCCTCCGACCAGTCCATCAGGCGCTCGCTGGTTTTACTTCTTCACCGGCTGATTCACCATGGCTCTGTCAGCCAAGTGTCCATGTATTCCTGGCCTGTTCCTGACACAGTGCTTCTCGTTCTCATTTTGAGCATGAGTGCTGGGTTTTGGCGCTCGGGAAATGCCCTCGTGTATCACAGCAGCCCCTGTGGCCTTTGCAGAAAGGAGGACAAAGCCCAGGGCCAGGAGTCAGGACAAGAGCAAGCAGAGAGGGGCCATTACGATGAGAGGGAGTGGAGCAATAGTGAGAACCAGAAGGGATCCCCCAGGGCTCTGGAGGAGGCTGGTGCGGAGGCGAAGGGATACAGGGCTGATGCTCATCTGAACTCTGTCCTCTGCGGACCAAGAAGTCCTTCTCTGCGAAACCAAGCATGTGAGGAGGCAAGCAGCAAGGTGCCCTGTGACCACACCAGCATTCAGGGAGGATCTTCTCGTTGCATCTCAGACCAGCTGTCCTGTCACCCCGTTCTTCGAAAGACACGCAGACGGCTGAAATCTGCAGTGGGGAGGAAACGTCGCTGCCTCAGACGAAGCAAGGGACCGTATGCTGACCCGGAAGACCTGtatgattttgtttttactgttgcTAGAGAGGATAATTCGGGGTTAGTTGACAAAAACAGCACCACAGAGGGAGAAAATGCCGAGAATTGGACTAGCTCCTCCCCAGGATCTCCATGCACTGGCCACGCTGGCTGTAAGAAAAGAGGAGGATCTGCTGgaatgttttctctgaaagctgCTCACCGCTTCCGAAGCGTGTCCACGCTGGAATTGTTCTCCATTCCGTTGACTGGGGAGACATGTCGGACTCTGAGTAACCTGCTGAGCTCCTGGGTGTCTTTAGAAAACTTGGTTCTGTCTTACAACGGTTAGTGGTGTGAACAGGTTGCTTCCTGCCAGCTTTGGTCTAATGGTCTGACTTATTGCTCAGGTTTaccctgattttatttttactggaatGGGCATTGTAAGATTATTGGTACCCAATCTTGAGAATGGCTTCAGTGGAGATGTTTAATGAGCGTGGGGACTTGTTTGAGGGAGAGAATGGCGCCCTTCTGCCCCAGAACAGCCCCTGGCCTTGTGCTTAAATGCCATCCAGAGAGGACGAAGGGAAGAGCCAGATCTCCATCTCCCGTATACTCAGTCTAGCTTAAGAGTGTGTGTGTTTAGCCTTTGACTTAGGTTGCTTGGCCGCTGGTGCAGCTCCAGCTGCGCGTGCATTGGTGTCTGTACGGGCACAGCTAACACCTTTCTGTACAATGCTGTTCCAGGCCTGGGTGCTAACATCTTCTGCATCCTCTCTGGGCTCCGGGCCCTCTCCCGCCACTCGGACTGCCACCTCCACGTGGTGCGCGTGAGCGATGTCTTCTCCCACATGCCTTGCATGGAGCTCGTTCGCTGCATCCTGAGCGCCTTTCCCCAGCTCCACACGCTCTCAGTGAGCTTCGACCTCAAAAACCAGCTGGAGGGGAACAGGCCAGAGGGGAACCCAAGCTGCAGTGAGGTAGAAATCCCAGGTAGGAATCATCATTCTGAGCGATGACCAGGACGTGGGAGGCAGATAGAGCTGTAAAAGCTTGGCACGTAGATCTGAACTCTACACTATTACAATTACAGCAATTACAGCCTCACCTCTCTGATTTAGATGGCATCGCAGTTTGTCATTTCCAGGCTGTGACGTGCTCTGTGGAGCCTGAGTCTTGGACAAAGCATTTTATTGCTGTATGCCAACCCGCTGCAGCTTCAGCCTTGTACAGGGCCAGTCACAGCCTGCTAGCAGTGACTGTCCATGCAGCCCACGGGGAGCATATCCCACCAGATCGGTAAACCGGTTGGGAGCTTCTGCTCTGTCCACCCTATTAACTGTCAGGCTCCAAGCCTTAGACAGACCCTTAAGCGGAGGGAAAGCATCTCTTGATCATCACAATACCACAGGTGACGGCAAAGCACTGCCCAAGCCTCTGGATTACAGTCTGGGAGCTGTAGCAGCGTATTCTCAGCTCACAGGTCTCTCACCAGATATATTAGCCCTTGAGTGACCACAAAAGCAGTAAAGCAAAGCCTGAGCAAGTATGGAGTCAGGTCACTGAAGAGCTGTGCTCTGGAAAGACACTGACTGGTTTGTGCATGAATGGTGACCTTTTCTCAAGCGTTGTTTAACTGCCAGAATGCAGTAGAAATTGGTGGCCTTGTGGTCTGGCAGGAGTCCTGAAATGAGCCTTCAGGGATTTACGTTACCATAGGGCTGAGTTGCCATAGTGCTCTGTGGGGCAGGCCATATCACAGAGGCACTTTCTACCAACCTAAATGATAGTCCTGTTGGGCACACAGACTGCTTCCTTGCTCTAGGACCCAGCGACATTGAAGACAGGCACTCTAGACCGAGCTCTTTCAttgttgcttctttttcttcccttagaGAGCTGCCTGGAGCAGCTGGAGATCCGATTCCCCAGGGAACCTCTGCACACTGCGTTCCTACTGCCAGTGCTCAAGGCGTCAAAGTCCCTCCAGCAGTTGTCCCTTGACAGTGCCACGCTGCCCTGTTCTCAGGAGCTTGGCCTCCTTTTGGAGGCGCTCAGAGGTACGCTGCTAACCTGTAGGTAGCATCACTGTGACACAGAGTAGCTTCCCTGCTGTGATCTTCCGTCCTTGAGCCTGAAGCCAACTTAGGTGGGTCCATTTCTTCCGTGTGGACATTCTTGAAGTCtcctgagaaaaggaaatgggTGTCAGCCATCCCACTTTCTGTGCTGAGCATGTGAATGATCCTGTACAGCAGGATGGTTCCTTTTTAATTACCCACAATCCAGCACAAATTATCCAGAGTCCAGCTCAGTTTCTGGGCATTAGCTGGTAGTTGGGTCAGGGTCTTTTTATCCCCAGGACATACAGTACTTCACCTGAgaacttgttttgcttttagagTGTAATCCAAATTTGAAGAAACTGAGTTTTCATGACGTGAACCTGGCTGAGCACCAGAAAGAAGTTCTGCTTTTGCTTCAGGATCCCATCCTGCAAGGTACAGCAAACTCCTGGGTGCTGGTGCCTGGAAATGTGCTGTAGGTGGCTGCTTTTGCCTGGCTGACGTTTAAGAGGTGATCTCCAGATGTGTAAGGTTTAGCCAAATGTCACTGTCGCTGGAGCAGATCTGTAGCTGTTGGCAGAGTGGGAACGTGTCTGGTTCTTTGTGCCAGCAGGGCAGAGAGGGAAGCAGCTGTAAAGCTGGTGTATGCTGCAGAGAGGGGTCCATAGTCTTGGCtataaaacaaagacttttcACCTGCAGAGCACATCAGCTTTTAACTGGGTCAGCTGGCAAAGCCACTTCCCTGGATGTGATCTCTGCTCTCTTCCTGCAACAGAGCGGCAGTGCTCTTGTATGCAATCACGGCTGGGGAGGCTTTGTTCTGGCATACAGATTAGGGGCTGGAGCTGTCTGCAGGATGTAATTACGGAATAATGAAGCGTGCAGGGAGTACTAACACGTACTGTCAATCcatttcttccacagaaatcaCGTTTTCCTTCTGCCGGCTGTTTGAAAGCTCTACTACTGAGTTTTTGTCAGAAATAATCAATACAGTGAAAAGAAATTCATCTTTGAAGAGCCTCAAACTGCCTGGGAATCGCCTTGGTGCGTACAGTAAATGTTGCTATGGGTCCTTGACCTTAGACCAGCTCTTTTGGAGATAACTTCAGGGTTGGAGTTAGGACCGTTACTAGCTGGTGACCTCTGTGCTGGACTTAACACATGCACGAACAGAGTGGATTTAGTTCACAACATAAGGAGCACTGAGTtcattttttaaaggcagaatttcAGTTGCATTCAGCAATGTACCAAGAGCCCAGGTGCTGCACGGGCATTACaattgcttttctctgcagcaaAAACAAGTATCAGTGGGATTCCACATTTGACTGAACGCTGATTTGCTTCAGACTCTTAACAGGAACAGATCCAGCAGCAGATATACTGCCTCTTACCTAGAGGCATAGATTTTGCCTGTTGGGGGGTTTTGTGCCTTCAAAGCCATTGGCAGCCACTGGAAGGATGGGGATAAGTAAAGGAAGGGTTTGTGTTAAAGAAGTGGAACTGAATTTAAAGAAATGATAGGCTTTTTGGGTCACAGGCCAAGTAGAGCTGTCTGAGAAATGATTGCAGGTAAATCCAGATTGTTTGCTGTTCTTTTAACAAAATGAAATGGGAAAGCTTGGGATCATCTGAAATACACCTAATTTCTGAGGTCTGAGTTTAACCCTGTGCTATTTGGCCATCTTTAAAACAATGCTGCATATTGACTTCTcaaacaaaaccaggattttTCTAGTGAAACAAACTGCCCTATCAGCAGATGTTTCCATTGCCTTGAACACACTGTGCTCAGTGGGGTGAATTTGCTTTAGGCCAAAACTGAGGGTGTGGAGATGAGCCCTTTGTGCTGCACCAACATGCTTACAGCCTCCTTACTGCACTATTATCCCAGCCTGTGgccatttaaatatttaagacagTTTCCAGTTTGCATCTAACACCTGCATTTCTCCCCTTTTAGGGAATCACAGGCTGGTTGCCCTTGCAGATATTTTCTCTGAagattcctcctcttctctttgcCAGCTGGATGTCAGGTATTCTGCTGCTCTAAACACACTGAATTTCTTGTTTCAGGAGGGTCAGAGCTGAACTGGGCTCAGCCAGCAGAAGCCTGAGCATGGTTTTGTTCCTTCTTCAAGGGAACATGTGCCCCAGGAAAAGCTTAGAGAAATGCTGCAATGAGCACATACAACCTCAGGGACGTCCAGCATCTCTGAGGCATCTCACTGTTCCTTTTATAAATGAGTTGAGCTCCATCTTAAAAGCAGCTTTGGTTTGCTGCTCCCTTGGGAGGCTGCTGCGAGCCCTTCCTGGGCTGTAGGTTAGAACTAACATCCCTGCGTACATTTATTCTTAGGCATCAGCGTGAATAGCTCTGGGAGAGGTTACTGTCATTGCCCCTGTCAGATCCTGTGAATGCCTCTGCATTCCTTTCATCATCTTTGGTCCTCAACCTGAACTGCTGCTCTCTTCATGAGCCTGAATGGCCATAAAGATAGGCAGTAACCTTCAGGAAGCACACAGAGCGTGGCACTTCTGTAGTGCTAATgacttttttgcttattttattccCCACTTCTTTACATCCTAATGACTCGGGTTGTTGAGAGTACACAGGCTTGACAGTTTATTTAACCATGGCTCTCCTTCAGCAGCCTTTCCTCCTGATTGTTACTATGCCTCTCACAAGATTAAGTCCAGCATGCAACTTCATATGTATTTACACATTTATGCAGGAGAAATGACCTTTCAATCTCCTAGAAACACCAGGACCTGACACATGCTCTCCATATTTTCTCAGAAGGAAGAGCTAAATGATCACTTACTGCGGAGGCTTGCACCTTGACCTGGAGGGTGGGCCAGACCCCTTGGTTCAGGTGGTTGACAGCTGCTATGAGACTGAAGTGCTCCTGGCACTGCTTAGCCAGCAACTTGGGTCCAGCAACATTTTAAAGCCACAGCTAGGTCTACTTAAGTGGGTAGTAAGAAGGCCAGGATAATGAGTTTAACTTGTCAGTGGTTACCACCTTagttttaaaaagctttcagcCCTTCATATTACTGTACTTAAATTTTGGTTTTCATCAAAACTAACAGAACACTCCCACTTTGCTTTGCTGAAGGAAGTTGTACTTTGCTTTGAAACATCCTCAAGTACCTGCACTGGCAGTTACTAGAAGGAACAGTAATTTGAACTGCTCAGATTATAGCCTAGACTCTTAACGggttttctttgtcctttccaCGGAAAGCTCAAATTGCATCAAACCTGATGGGCTCCTGGAGTTCACAAAGAAGCTGGAAGACCACATCCAGCAGAGAGGGGGACGGATTCAATTCACGCACCTCCGCCTCTTCCAAAATTGGCTGGACCAGGATGCTGAAACAGCTCAAGAAGCACTTCGGCGTCTCAAAGCTGTGTGCAGCGTGGTCAATGACTCGTGGGACTCCTCCCAGGCCTTTGCTGACTACATCAGTGTCATGTGATGGACACAGGAGCAGGAGAAAACCGGTCAGCTTGAACTAAGCAGTTCAGTCCTTGGCCAGtaatatttatttcagagcaCAGGTGGTGTTTTCTTCCCCTGGTTCAAGCAGAGTACAGTTCTTGTCACTTTTCTGTTCATCTGAAGGAGGGGTACCACAGTAAAGTGATACACAAGACCATGTGGGTCAACAGCTGTATTTCCAGGTGATCAAACTCTTAAAATATTCAAACTGAGA
It encodes the following:
- the LRRC41 gene encoding leucine-rich repeat-containing protein 41 isoform X1, producing MAAEGPRSLFALSAAAVSRSMGALERDVWALPGHLLRGLLPLLTVFRLERAEGAARRAGLSTQPIWRKLWDDVMKTRPPNSENITCWRKKFLETFFSNVLHGVLDVSSDWRLNDHHFSPLLHSSPHVSQLTLCNMLQGAVELTAEHNQKVLENLAGSLRILKFQHLLSSDQSIRRSLVLLLHRLIHHGSVSQVSMYSWPVPDTVLLVLILSMSAGFWRSGNALVYHSSPCGLCRKEDKAQGQESGQEQAERGHYDEREWSNSENQKGSPRALEEAGAEAKGYRADAHLNSVLCGPRSPSLRNQACEEASSKVPCDHTSIQGGSSRCISDQLSCHPVLRKTRRRLKSAVGRKRRCLRRSKGPYADPEDLYDFVFTVAREDNSGLVDKNSTTEGENAENWTSSSPGSPCTGHAGCKKRGGSAGMFSLKAAHRFRSVSTLELFSIPLTGETCRTLSNLLSSWVSLENLVLSYNGLGANIFCILSGLRALSRHSDCHLHVVRVSDVFSHMPCMELVRCILSAFPQLHTLSVSFDLKNQLEGNRPEGNPSCSEVEIPESCLEQLEIRFPREPLHTAFLLPVLKASKSLQQLSLDSATLPCSQELGLLLEALRECNPNLKKLSFHDVNLAEHQKEVLLLLQDPILQEITFSFCRLFESSTTEFLSEIINTVKRNSSLKSLKLPGNRLGNHRLVALADIFSEDSSSSLCQLDVSSNCIKPDGLLEFTKKLEDHIQQRGGRIQFTHLRLFQNWLDQDAETAQEALRRLKAVCSVVNDSWDSSQAFADYISVM
- the LRRC41 gene encoding leucine-rich repeat-containing protein 41 isoform X2, which gives rise to MLQGAVELTAEHNQKVLENLAGSLRILKFQHLLSSDQSIRRSLVLLLHRLIHHGSVSQVSMYSWPVPDTVLLVLILSMSAGFWRSGNALVYHSSPCGLCRKEDKAQGQESGQEQAERGHYDEREWSNSENQKGSPRALEEAGAEAKGYRADAHLNSVLCGPRSPSLRNQACEEASSKVPCDHTSIQGGSSRCISDQLSCHPVLRKTRRRLKSAVGRKRRCLRRSKGPYADPEDLYDFVFTVAREDNSGLVDKNSTTEGENAENWTSSSPGSPCTGHAGCKKRGGSAGMFSLKAAHRFRSVSTLELFSIPLTGETCRTLSNLLSSWVSLENLVLSYNGLGANIFCILSGLRALSRHSDCHLHVVRVSDVFSHMPCMELVRCILSAFPQLHTLSVSFDLKNQLEGNRPEGNPSCSEVEIPESCLEQLEIRFPREPLHTAFLLPVLKASKSLQQLSLDSATLPCSQELGLLLEALRECNPNLKKLSFHDVNLAEHQKEVLLLLQDPILQEITFSFCRLFESSTTEFLSEIINTVKRNSSLKSLKLPGNRLGNHRLVALADIFSEDSSSSLCQLDVSSNCIKPDGLLEFTKKLEDHIQQRGGRIQFTHLRLFQNWLDQDAETAQEALRRLKAVCSVVNDSWDSSQAFADYISVM